The Bosea beijingensis genome contains the following window.
TCAATCCCTCGAACACCAACGATGTCGTCGGCGAGTACACGCAAGGCTCGGTCGAGGATCTGAACAATGCGGTCGCCGCCGCCAAGGCTGCCTTCCCGGCCTGGAGCCGCTCCACCCCGCAAGAGCGTTATGACATCCTGAAGAAGGCCTCCGACGAGATCCTCGCCCGCAAGGACGAGCTCGGCCGTCTGCTGTCGCGCGAGGAGGGCAAGACGCTGGCCGAGGGCATTGGCGAGGCGACCCGCGCCGGCCAGGTCTTCGCCTTCTTCGCCGGTGAGTGCCTCCGCCTCGGTGGCGAGATGGTTCCGTCGGTGCGTCCGGGCGTCGGCGTCGAGATCACCCGCGAGGCGGTCGGCATCGTCGGCATGATCACGCCCTGGAACTTCCCGATCGCGATACCGGCCTGGAAGATCGCCCCGGCGCTGGCCTGGGGCAATTGCGTCGTCCTGAAGCCCGCCGATCTCGTGCCGGGCTCGGCCTGGGCGCTGGTCGATATCCTGCAGCGGGCCGGCCTGCCAAAGGGCGTGCTCAACCTCGTCATGGGCCGCGGCTCGGTCGTCGGCCAGGCGCTGCTGGAGCATAAGGACGTCGCCGCCATCTCCTTCACCGGCTCGGTCAGCACGGGCCGGAAGGTCGCGGCCGCCTGCATCGCCGGCAATCCGATGAAGAAGGTCCAGCTCGAGATGGGCGGCAAGAACCCGCTCGTCGTGCTCGACGATGCCGACCTGAAGGTCGCCGTCGAAGTCGCCGTCAACGGCGCCTTCTTCTCGACCGGCCAGCGCTGCACCGCCTCCTCGCGCCTGATCGTCCAGGCCGGCATCCACGACAAGTTCGTCGAGGCCTGCATCGAGCGCCTCAAGACCGTCGTCGTCGACGATGCGCTCAAAGCCGGCACCCATATCGGCCCGGTCGTCGACCAGAGCCAGCTCGACCAGGATCTGAAATACATCCAGATCGCCAAGGACGAGGGCGGCAAGCTGGTCTTCGGCGGCGAGCTTTTGAAGCGCGATACCCCCGGCT
Protein-coding sequences here:
- a CDS encoding aldehyde dehydrogenase family protein: MNAPFKNLIAGEWAGGANASRNINPSNTNDVVGEYTQGSVEDLNNAVAAAKAAFPAWSRSTPQERYDILKKASDEILARKDELGRLLSREEGKTLAEGIGEATRAGQVFAFFAGECLRLGGEMVPSVRPGVGVEITREAVGIVGMITPWNFPIAIPAWKIAPALAWGNCVVLKPADLVPGSAWALVDILQRAGLPKGVLNLVMGRGSVVGQALLEHKDVAAISFTGSVSTGRKVAAACIAGNPMKKVQLEMGGKNPLVVLDDADLKVAVEVAVNGAFFSTGQRCTASSRLIVQAGIHDKFVEACIERLKTVVVDDALKAGTHIGPVVDQSQLDQDLKYIQIAKDEGGKLVFGGELLKRDTPGFYLAPALFTETTNSMRISREEVFGPVANIVRVKDYDEALAVANDTEFGLSSGICTTSLKHATHFKRNSEAGMVMVNLPTAGVDYHVPFGGRKGSSYGPREQGAYAKEFYTTVKTAYTLA